From the genome of Halomonas sp. MCCC 1A13316, one region includes:
- the xdhC gene encoding xanthine dehydrogenase accessory protein XdhC: MNAPRPQAWHEALHRLQSEGLPHALATVVTSAGSTPREPGARMVITEDTVCDTLGGGTFEFQVIDAAREKLAHGESGMSLEAFALGGRSGQCCGGFVNVLLEIFHGSAATLALFGAGHVGTELVRLAAPLPWRVLWHDSREGAFPAWAADQPRLDCRHAADPQAAVAALPAGSHALVLTHDHAEDRVLVDALLQRGDMASIGLIGSKSKWASFRSRLTDAGHDEAALATVRCPIGTACGGTGGDKTPYAIAIAAMAELLPLAGTAERPDQRGLEPAELRALF; this comes from the coding sequence ATGAACGCGCCGCGCCCGCAGGCCTGGCACGAGGCGCTGCATCGGCTGCAGAGCGAGGGGCTGCCCCATGCCCTCGCTACCGTGGTAACGAGCGCCGGCTCCACGCCCCGTGAGCCCGGCGCGCGCATGGTGATCACCGAAGATACCGTGTGCGACACCCTCGGCGGCGGCACCTTCGAGTTCCAGGTGATCGATGCGGCGCGGGAAAAGCTGGCCCACGGCGAGAGCGGCATGAGCCTCGAGGCCTTTGCCCTGGGTGGGCGCAGCGGCCAATGCTGCGGCGGCTTCGTCAACGTGCTGCTGGAAATATTCCACGGCAGCGCGGCGACGCTGGCCCTCTTCGGTGCCGGCCATGTCGGCACCGAGCTGGTACGCCTGGCCGCCCCGTTACCCTGGCGGGTGCTGTGGCACGACAGCCGCGAAGGCGCCTTCCCGGCCTGGGCCGCGGATCAGCCACGGCTGGACTGCCGCCACGCCGCCGACCCGCAAGCCGCGGTTGCGGCACTGCCGGCCGGCAGCCATGCGCTGGTGCTGACCCACGACCATGCCGAGGATCGCGTACTCGTCGACGCCCTGCTCCAGCGCGGCGACATGGCCTCCATCGGCCTGATCGGCTCGAAGAGCAAGTGGGCCAGCTTCCGCTCGCGGCTCACCGACGCCGGACACGACGAGGCGGCACTTGCCACGGTGCGCTGCCCCATCGGCACGGCTTGCGGCGGCACCGGCGGCGACAAGACGCCCTATGCCATCGCCATTGCCGCCATGGCCGAGCTGTTGCCGCTGGCGGGCACTGCCGAGCGGCCCGATCAGCGCGGCCTGGAGCCGGCAGAGCTGCGCGCCCTGTTCTAG